One genomic segment of Micromonospora sp. WMMC415 includes these proteins:
- a CDS encoding type II toxin-antitoxin system PemK/MazF family toxin has translation MLRRGEVWRVSGARERLGLIISSDVYNSTAVPIVIVAEVVETALLRDSPLAVEMGDRVVMPDRLSSPMKKWFTECVDVADAETMQRVGRALRILQQL, from the coding sequence GTGCTGCGTAGGGGTGAGGTCTGGCGCGTCTCCGGCGCCCGTGAACGACTGGGGCTGATCATCAGTTCCGACGTGTACAACTCGACCGCGGTGCCGATCGTGATCGTGGCGGAGGTCGTCGAGACCGCGCTGCTGCGCGACTCGCCCCTGGCCGTCGAGATGGGGGACCGGGTGGTGATGCCCGACCGGCTCTCCTCCCCGATGAAGAAGTGGTTCACCGAGTGCGTGGACGTCGCCGACGCGGAGACCATGCAACGGGTCGGCCGCGCGCTGCGCATCCTGCAACAGCTCTGA
- a CDS encoding DUF6364 family protein, with protein sequence MTAKVTLSFSDETIEEARRFAKREGLSLSAWMDQAAREKALREVFSAHAAAVGRAGIDLESAALADDREVGMVDDLLFGGRPRAA encoded by the coding sequence ATGACTGCCAAGGTGACCCTGTCGTTCTCGGACGAGACGATCGAGGAGGCCCGGCGGTTCGCCAAGCGCGAGGGACTGTCCCTGTCCGCCTGGATGGACCAGGCCGCCCGGGAGAAGGCGCTGCGCGAGGTCTTCTCGGCGCACGCCGCCGCCGTCGGCCGGGCCGGGATCGACCTGGAGTCCGCCGCCCTCGCCGACGATCGCGAGGTGGGCATGGTCGACGACCTGCTCTTCGGCGGGCGTCCGCGTGCTGCGTAG
- a CDS encoding class I SAM-dependent methyltransferase translates to MSVAEAFDAVAGRYDEARRRLVPCFDQFYATAVEVAAPPLRAALAAGRTPEVLDLGAGTGLLSLLVAAAVPGVRVTVVDAAPAMLAVAADHLRAAGVPHRTVHADLGDPIPAGRYDAVVSALAIHHLDDADKRALYRRAAAVLVPGGVFVNAEQVAGPTRELDRRYDEVWVAQATALGSDDAEIAAARERMAYDRPAPVAAQCAWLVEAGLVDVDCFFKAWRFAVFGGRVPV, encoded by the coding sequence ATGAGTGTGGCGGAGGCGTTCGACGCCGTGGCGGGCCGGTACGACGAGGCCCGACGCCGGCTGGTGCCCTGCTTCGACCAGTTCTACGCAACGGCGGTCGAGGTGGCCGCGCCGCCGTTGCGCGCCGCGCTCGCGGCGGGGCGTACCCCCGAGGTGCTGGACCTGGGCGCCGGCACCGGGCTGCTCTCCCTGCTGGTCGCCGCGGCGGTGCCCGGGGTGCGGGTGACCGTCGTGGACGCCGCGCCGGCGATGCTGGCGGTCGCCGCGGACCATCTGCGGGCCGCCGGCGTGCCGCACCGCACGGTCCACGCCGACCTGGGTGACCCGATCCCGGCGGGCCGGTACGACGCCGTGGTCAGCGCGCTCGCGATCCATCACCTGGACGACGCCGACAAGCGGGCGCTGTACCGGCGGGCCGCCGCCGTGCTCGTCCCCGGTGGCGTGTTCGTCAACGCCGAGCAGGTCGCCGGCCCGACGCGGGAGCTGGACCGGCGCTACGACGAGGTGTGGGTCGCCCAGGCCACCGCGCTCGGCTCGGACGACGCGGAGATCGCGGCCGCGCGGGAACGGATGGCGTACGACCGGCCGGCGCCCGTCGCCGCCCAGTGCGCCTGGCTGGTCGAGGCGGGCCTGGTCGACGTGGACTGCTTCTTCAAGGCGTGGCGGTTCGCGGTGTTCGGCGGCCGGGTGCCGGTGTGA